One Epinephelus lanceolatus isolate andai-2023 chromosome 17, ASM4190304v1, whole genome shotgun sequence genomic window carries:
- the cdc42ep3 gene encoding cdc42 effector protein 3 — protein sequence MPAKAPIYLKPTNSKKGKKCRLRDILSPDMISPPLGDFRHTIHIGKGGERDAFGDMSFLQGKYELLPGKADVHPQYGIQSEFLRANSTGDASFAETPSPVLKNAISLPTIGGCQALTLPLISSSVFPMPPEPLEDIMGSTALMKPDSTEEVEILQMDALLRSMDVFSSEPPSPSTDIQSKPDVLLDLLENKDKSTSNAVDKANKINKSEPRFDKPSSYYINSHSDSTFKANGSLDSNVSSDSFDSFSGKGDFQNKMCNGSRSLNGNSNCNGYGHFNNDVTLGFKQELSKCNGEWVDRDSGVEEGRICDFEFEFTKEKSTSHDSLAQITGSFLSLELDLGPSILDDVLNIMDKPAVKSRP from the coding sequence ATGCCTGCAAAAGCACCCATATACCTGAAACCCACCAATAGTAAGAAGGGAAAGAAATGTCGCCTCAGAGATATTTTGTCCCCAGACATGATCAGTCCACCGCTTGGTGACtttcgtcacaccatccacatTGGCAAGGGCGGAGAGAGAGACGCCTTCGGAGACATGTCTTTCCTCCAGGGGAAGTATGAACTCCTACCTGGAAAAGCAGACGTCCACCCTCAGTATGGCATCCAAAGTGAGTTCCTGAGAGCTAACAGCACTGGCGATGCTTCCTTTGCAGAGACCCCTTCTCCGGTGCTCAAGAATGCCATCTCCCTCCCAACAATTGGTGGCTGCCAGGCACTTACCCTTCCCCTGATCTCTTCCTCTGTGTTCCCCATGCCCCCGGAGCCATTGGAGGACATCATGGGGTCTACAGCTCTTATGAAACCTGAcagcacagaggaggtagaGATCCTGCAGATGGATGCTCTGTTGCGCTCCATGGACGTCTTCAGCAGCGAACCCCCGTCTCCCTCCACAGATATCCAGTCGAAGCCTGATGTCCTCCTTGACCTGCTGGAAAACAAAGATAAGTCCACCTCAAATGCAGTTGACAAagctaacaaaataaacaagagCGAACCCAGATTTGACAAGCCATCATCCTATTATATCAACAGTCACAGCGACAGCACCTTCAAAGCTAACGGAAGCCTGGACAGTAACGTGAGCAGCGACAGTTTTGACAGTTTTAGCGGTAAAGGGGACTTCCAGAACAAGATGTGCAATGGCAGCAGGAGTCTCAACGGCAACAGCAACTGCAATGGTTATGGACACTTTAACAATGATGTTACCCTGGGCTTCAAGCAGGAGCTCTCAAAGTGCAATGGAGAGTGGGTGGACAGGGAcagtggggtggaggagggccgCATCTGTGATTTTGAGTTTGAGTTTACCAAGGAGAAGAGCACGTCGCACGATTCCCTCGCCCAGATCACGGGGTCATTCCTCTCCCTTGAACTTGATCTGGGCCCGTCCATCTTGGACGATGTGCTCAACATAATGGATAAACCCGCAGTGAAGAGCAGGCCTTGA